In Sesamum indicum cultivar Zhongzhi No. 13 unplaced genomic scaffold, S_indicum_v1.0 scaffold00212, whole genome shotgun sequence, the following are encoded in one genomic region:
- the LOC110011382 gene encoding uncharacterized protein LOC110011382 yields the protein MDIIKDMGFDKVKIAPTPLPAGLKFISESEATLEDPSKYRRLVGRLLYLGFTRPDISYATQQLNQYIQQPYKQHWNVAVDLVRYLKGQPSSDWTACQVTRRSLTGYCIMMGSNPVSWKTKKRSTMFRSSAEAEYRSMATTSSKLGLTTFDTSPTCREAVKLDSSHLDLSIEGKELQKYEAEEDSEQ from the exons ATGGACATCATAAAAGACATGGGATTTGACAAGGTAAAAATAGCTCCAACTCCACTTCCAGCAGgcctaaaatttatttcagagTCTGAGGCAACATTAGAAGATCCTTCCAAATATAGAAGGCTTGTGGGAAGGCTTTTATACCTTGGATTTACCAGACCGGACATCAGCTATGCTACTCAGCAACTTAACCAGTATATCCAACAACCCTATAAGCAACACTGGAACGTAGCAGTTGACCTTGTTAGATATTTGAAGGGACAACCTTCTTCAG ATTGGACAGCTTGCCAAGTAACAAGAAGATCACTAACGGGATATTGCATAATGATGGGAAGCAACCCAGTTTCttggaaaaccaagaaacGAAGTACAATGTTTAGATCATCTGCAGAGGCAGAATACAGGAGTATGGCTACCACA TCTTCTAAGTTAGGCCTGACCACCTTCGATACAAGTCCAACTTGCAGGGAGGCTGTAAAACTTGATTCTAGCCACTTGGATCTGTCTATTGAAGGAAAAGAGTTGCAGAAATATGAGGCTGAAGAAGACAGTGAACAATAG